Proteins encoded together in one Synechococcus sp. A15-62 window:
- the lpxD gene encoding UDP-3-O-(3-hydroxymyristoyl)glucosamine N-acyltransferase translates to MRFSTLIKVLQTGDAGLRWSQPGLDPWVEGAASLDQASAAQLSFLEKGNALTAALGASGVGALLLPDQQDLIDLASQRGIAFAVFADPRLAFAEALDQLHPRRRPLAEIHPSAVIDERAVVGPGTAVGPRVCIGEGSRLGADCIVHPGVVIYDDVVVGDGCELHANAVLHPGSRLGRGCVVNSNAVVGSEGFGFVPTAKGWRKMPQTGQVVLEDGVEVGCGTTIDRPSVGETRIGAGTKIDNLVQIGHGVTTGRGCAFASQVGIAGGAQIGQGVILAGQVGVANRAVVGDRAIASSKSGIHGEVAPGVVVSGYPAIPNRLWLRCSATFSKLPEMAKTLRELKRDTPQ, encoded by the coding sequence ATGCGTTTCAGCACCCTGATCAAGGTTCTGCAGACCGGTGATGCAGGCCTGCGTTGGAGCCAGCCGGGGTTGGACCCATGGGTTGAGGGTGCCGCTTCCCTCGATCAGGCCTCAGCGGCGCAGCTCAGCTTTCTGGAGAAGGGCAACGCCCTCACGGCGGCTCTGGGCGCCAGCGGTGTGGGTGCCCTGTTGCTGCCCGACCAACAGGATTTGATTGATCTGGCGTCGCAGCGTGGCATCGCCTTTGCGGTCTTCGCCGATCCGCGTCTTGCCTTTGCTGAAGCCCTCGATCAGTTGCATCCCCGCCGCCGGCCCTTGGCGGAGATTCACCCCTCGGCAGTGATCGATGAACGAGCTGTGGTCGGGCCCGGCACAGCGGTGGGCCCGCGGGTCTGCATCGGGGAGGGAAGCCGTCTTGGCGCCGACTGCATCGTTCACCCCGGGGTGGTGATCTACGACGACGTGGTGGTGGGTGATGGCTGCGAGCTGCACGCCAATGCCGTGCTTCACCCCGGCAGCCGACTCGGCCGTGGCTGTGTGGTGAACTCCAATGCCGTTGTCGGCTCCGAGGGATTCGGCTTTGTGCCGACGGCGAAGGGCTGGCGAAAAATGCCGCAGACCGGCCAGGTGGTTCTTGAGGACGGTGTTGAGGTGGGTTGCGGCACCACCATCGATCGCCCGTCCGTTGGAGAGACCCGCATTGGTGCCGGCACCAAGATCGACAACCTTGTACAGATCGGCCATGGCGTCACCACCGGCCGTGGCTGTGCCTTCGCCTCCCAGGTGGGCATCGCTGGGGGAGCTCAGATTGGCCAGGGGGTGATCCTGGCGGGCCAGGTGGGGGTCGCCAATCGCGCTGTGGTCGGAGACCGCGCCATCGCCAGCTCCAAGAGCGGCATTCACGGTGAGGTGGCCCCTGGAGTGGTGGTGAGCGGCTATCCCGCGATCCCCAACCGTCTCTGGTTGCGCTGCTCCGCCACTTTCAGCAAATTGCCGGAAATGGCCAAGACCCTGCGGGAGCTCAAGCGGGACACCCCTCAGTAA
- the proB gene encoding glutamate 5-kinase, protein MTLWVVKIGTSLLRGETATMIDGYARCFAGAMDRGDQVVLVTSGAVGLGCQKLALTNRPDTVVALQAAAAIGQGALMALYERSMARHGRSVAQVLLTRSDLADRRRYQNASGTLRQLLSWGVLPVINENDALSPAELRFGDNDTLSALVAAAVEAQQLILLTDVDRLYSSDPRVDANAEPISDVRHPRELDSLEQGAGDGGRWGTGGMTTKLAAARIATASGITVQLADGRDPARLEALLQGERGGTVFHPHPEPLGNRRSWLAHVLRPEGELQLDAGACAALQHRGASLLLVGVTAVRGDFAANQPVQLLDPDGEDLGRGLCSMDSDQLRAAMNDPSPGESSPVVVHRDGLVLRSR, encoded by the coding sequence ATGACCCTGTGGGTCGTGAAAATCGGCACCAGCCTGCTTCGGGGGGAGACCGCTACCATGATTGATGGCTATGCCCGCTGCTTCGCAGGGGCCATGGACCGCGGTGATCAGGTGGTGCTGGTCACCAGTGGTGCCGTCGGGCTGGGCTGCCAGAAGCTGGCCCTCACCAACCGACCCGACACGGTGGTGGCCCTGCAGGCGGCTGCAGCCATTGGCCAGGGGGCGTTGATGGCGCTCTATGAACGGTCCATGGCCCGCCATGGTCGTTCCGTGGCCCAGGTGCTGCTGACCCGCTCCGACCTGGCCGATCGCCGTCGCTACCAAAATGCTTCGGGCACCTTGCGGCAGCTGCTGAGCTGGGGGGTGCTGCCGGTGATCAATGAGAACGATGCCCTTTCGCCGGCTGAGTTGCGCTTCGGCGACAACGACACCCTCTCGGCGTTGGTGGCCGCCGCCGTTGAAGCGCAGCAACTGATCCTGCTCACGGATGTTGATCGCCTCTATTCCTCGGATCCACGGGTTGATGCCAACGCCGAACCGATCTCGGATGTTCGCCACCCTCGGGAGCTGGACTCGTTGGAACAGGGGGCCGGCGACGGGGGGCGCTGGGGCACCGGGGGAATGACCACGAAGCTGGCGGCAGCCCGCATCGCCACCGCCAGTGGCATCACCGTGCAGCTCGCCGACGGCCGCGATCCCGCTCGCCTTGAGGCTTTGTTGCAGGGAGAACGGGGAGGGACGGTGTTTCATCCCCACCCTGAACCCCTGGGCAATCGACGCAGTTGGCTTGCCCATGTGCTTCGACCCGAGGGTGAACTGCAGCTGGATGCGGGAGCCTGTGCGGCGCTGCAGCACCGTGGTGCGTCCCTGCTGCTGGTGGGTGTGACGGCGGTGCGGGGTGACTTCGCCGCCAATCAACCCGTTCAGTTGCTGGACCCTGATGGTGAGGATCTGGGCCGTGGCCTCTGTTCGATGGACAGCGACCAGTTGCGGGCCGCGATGAATGACCCATCTCCCGGAGAGTCCTCTCCGGTGGTGGTGCATCGCGATGGCCTGGTGCTGCGCAGCCGTTAA
- a CDS encoding YqeG family HAD IIIA-type phosphatase, with protein MAGLTAQHWLIPDWDPHLTIAQLSLPHLTAHGLKAAVIDVDRTLLPGRDVTLPGPVRDWLVDAGRRLQLHLFSNNPSRERIAAVADQLQVSFTFGAGKPRRGALRSVVRDLALPPEAIAMIGDRLFTDVLCGNRMGLYTVLVRPVREDGKPCSHDRVQRFERAMARVMGAPSA; from the coding sequence ATGGCCGGATTGACGGCACAGCACTGGTTGATCCCCGATTGGGATCCCCATCTCACCATCGCCCAGCTTTCGCTTCCCCACCTCACGGCCCATGGCCTAAAGGCCGCCGTGATTGACGTCGACCGAACCCTTCTGCCCGGTCGCGACGTGACCCTCCCAGGGCCGGTGCGCGACTGGCTGGTGGATGCCGGCCGCCGCCTGCAATTGCATCTGTTCAGCAACAACCCCTCCCGCGAGCGGATTGCTGCTGTGGCGGATCAGCTGCAGGTCAGCTTCACCTTTGGTGCCGGCAAGCCCCGCCGTGGTGCCCTGCGCAGCGTGGTTCGTGATCTTGCGCTGCCACCGGAGGCGATCGCGATGATCGGCGACCGCCTGTTCACGGATGTGCTCTGTGGCAATCGAATGGGGCTCTACACCGTGCTGGTGCGCCCGGTTAGAGAGGACGGCAAGCCCTGCAGCCATGACCGGGTGCAGCGGTTTGAACGCGCCATGGCCCGCGTGATGGGGGCGCCTTCAGCATGA
- a CDS encoding DUF3727 domain-containing protein — MSESGPGKSSDHPTLLVRDREGHDLLCFLEHLIPIEGQDYALLSPVDTPVSLFRLNDDAEPVPITEVASSEPILSVADVVLQEHDLVLVRSAITLTVSGELEEPDQDELDELEEDDDVDEDAETFELLVSFMVEAEEYGLYIPLDPFLVLVRMVDGQAVLLSDDELDRIQPLIEAELEEREWPD, encoded by the coding sequence ATGTCTGAGTCGGGCCCCGGTAAGAGCAGCGATCACCCCACCCTGCTGGTCCGCGACCGCGAGGGCCATGACCTGCTGTGTTTCCTCGAGCATCTGATCCCCATCGAGGGGCAGGACTACGCCCTGCTCTCGCCGGTTGATACACCGGTCTCGCTGTTTCGGCTCAATGACGATGCTGAGCCGGTGCCGATTACGGAAGTTGCCAGCAGCGAGCCGATTCTCTCGGTGGCTGATGTGGTGCTCCAGGAGCACGATCTGGTTCTGGTGCGATCGGCGATCACCCTCACCGTCAGTGGTGAATTGGAGGAGCCGGATCAGGACGAGCTCGACGAGCTGGAGGAGGACGACGACGTTGATGAGGACGCCGAGACCTTTGAACTGCTGGTGAGCTTCATGGTTGAAGCGGAGGAATACGGCCTCTACATCCCGCTCGATCCGTTCCTGGTGTTGGTGCGAATGGTGGATGGCCAGGCCGTGCTGCTGAGCGACGATGAGCTCGATCGCATTCAACCCTTGATTGAGGCGGAACTGGAGGAGCGTGAATGGCCGGATTGA
- the ruvX gene encoding Holliday junction resolvase RuvX has product MRPRPCSILSLDVGRRRIGLAGCDALGISVTPLAALRRGRFDADLVVLRAHCCERSVQGLVVGLPLDAAGQPTAQAEHCQRYGLRLAAALDLPLAWVNEHSSTWAAGEHFGLTGDRSGRLDSAAAALLLEQWLAEGPELKPAQQTASRSGAGASDGGS; this is encoded by the coding sequence ATGCGGCCCCGTCCCTGTTCGATCCTCAGCCTGGATGTGGGCCGGCGGCGCATCGGCCTGGCCGGTTGCGATGCCCTCGGCATCAGCGTCACGCCCCTCGCTGCCCTGCGCCGCGGTCGCTTTGATGCCGATCTGGTCGTTCTGCGGGCTCACTGCTGCGAACGGTCGGTGCAGGGGCTCGTGGTGGGCTTGCCCCTGGATGCCGCGGGCCAGCCCACGGCCCAGGCGGAGCATTGCCAGCGTTATGGCCTGCGCCTGGCTGCCGCCCTCGATCTGCCCCTGGCCTGGGTGAATGAACACAGCAGCACCTGGGCGGCCGGTGAACATTTCGGGCTGACGGGCGACCGCAGCGGACGTCTCGACAGTGCAGCCGCCGCCCTGCTGCTGGAGCAGTGGTTGGCGGAGGGTCCGGAGCTCAAACCGGCCCAACAGACTGCGTCAAGGTCGGGCGCCGGGGCGAGCGATGGTGGATCCTGA
- a CDS encoding F420-0:Gamma-glutamyl ligase yields MSLLLAPLGLGLAVAWLELRHRLRPASPLRMTPPDWRVDDLGGRLRIEGVLEISNPHPRMEVFVPELRVEPVLLGSSDPAGLEVKTRIIADHPDEETRADGYWAAYIVKGRKTTRARVSIEITGPTPSARVDSLWVDVQWVNYGPFGRLQRRQGVLVPLTRPEPLQPDQAHFRQGEGCRVLPLRTHLLGPLDDAIDVLRTYAADLVQPGDILTIGETPVAVIQGRYRHPSEVEPGMVARLACRVFHPTSSLATACGMQTLIDLVGPTRVLAAWIGGLLMKLVGIPGGFYRLAGDQARLIDDITGTTPPYDQTIVLGPSRAEQFCRDASAELGVDVAIVDVNDLGRVKVLASSPGCDEGLLGRALRPNPAGNANERTPMVLVRPGLE; encoded by the coding sequence GTGTCGCTGCTGCTTGCTCCGCTCGGCCTTGGACTTGCTGTGGCCTGGCTGGAGCTCCGCCATCGCCTCAGACCGGCCTCACCGTTGCGGATGACCCCGCCCGACTGGCGTGTGGATGATCTGGGCGGGCGGCTCCGCATCGAAGGTGTGCTGGAGATCAGCAACCCCCACCCCCGCATGGAGGTCTTTGTGCCGGAGCTGCGGGTCGAGCCCGTGCTGCTGGGCTCCTCCGACCCCGCCGGCCTGGAGGTGAAAACGCGGATCATTGCTGACCATCCCGACGAGGAGACCCGCGCAGACGGCTACTGGGCGGCCTACATCGTCAAAGGACGCAAGACCACCCGTGCCCGGGTCTCGATCGAGATCACCGGGCCGACGCCATCGGCCCGGGTCGACAGCCTCTGGGTGGATGTCCAGTGGGTCAATTACGGACCCTTCGGTCGCCTGCAGCGCCGTCAGGGTGTGCTGGTTCCCCTCACCCGTCCTGAACCCCTGCAGCCCGATCAAGCCCACTTCCGCCAGGGGGAAGGCTGCCGTGTGTTGCCCCTTCGCACCCACCTGCTCGGGCCCCTGGATGACGCCATTGACGTCCTGCGCACCTATGCCGCCGACCTGGTGCAGCCCGGCGACATCCTCACCATCGGCGAAACCCCCGTGGCTGTGATCCAGGGGCGCTACCGCCATCCCAGTGAGGTGGAGCCCGGCATGGTGGCGCGTCTGGCCTGCCGTGTGTTCCACCCCACCAGCAGCTTGGCCACGGCCTGCGGCATGCAGACCTTGATCGATCTGGTGGGGCCCACCCGGGTGCTGGCCGCCTGGATTGGGGGGCTGCTGATGAAGCTGGTGGGCATCCCCGGTGGCTTCTATCGCCTCGCCGGCGACCAGGCCCGCTTGATCGACGACATCACCGGTACAACACCGCCCTACGACCAGACCATTGTTCTGGGGCCATCCCGGGCTGAGCAGTTCTGCCGTGATGCCTCCGCTGAACTCGGGGTCGACGTTGCCATCGTCGATGTCAACGACCTCGGCCGCGTGAAGGTGCTGGCCTCCAGCCCCGGTTGTGACGAGGGCTTGCTGGGCCGGGCCCTGCGCCCCAACCCCGCTGGCAATGCCAATGAACGCACTCCCATGGTGTTGGTGCGGCCAGGCCTGGAATGA
- a CDS encoding thylakoid membrane photosystem I accumulation factor, producing the protein MAIRCFGLMLALVRCLITVSIALLLHVAPAAAVLNSDSYDGNIYALYAGNGSLVPPASTLEESLAEGRTAVIVYYLDDSAVSKRFAPVVSELQRLWGRSIDLLPLSTDPLQGREALGAGDPATYWSGTIPQVVVIGTDGRIVFDQNGQVSLAAINDAISASTGLPAPELGRIDQEGSFNEVNIEVTAN; encoded by the coding sequence ATGGCGATCCGCTGCTTCGGCTTGATGCTTGCTTTGGTGCGCTGTCTGATCACCGTTTCGATCGCGCTGCTGCTCCATGTCGCACCAGCCGCCGCTGTGTTGAACAGCGACAGCTACGACGGCAACATCTATGCCCTCTATGCCGGCAACGGTTCATTGGTTCCTCCCGCCAGCACCCTGGAGGAGTCCCTTGCTGAGGGACGCACGGCCGTGATCGTTTACTACCTGGATGACAGTGCCGTGAGCAAACGCTTCGCTCCGGTGGTGTCGGAACTGCAACGGCTTTGGGGCCGCAGCATCGATCTTCTGCCGCTCTCCACTGATCCGCTGCAGGGCCGTGAAGCGCTGGGAGCCGGTGATCCAGCCACCTATTGGTCTGGAACCATTCCGCAGGTGGTGGTGATCGGCACCGATGGCCGGATTGTTTTCGATCAGAACGGTCAGGTTTCCCTGGCGGCGATCAACGACGCCATCAGCGCCTCCACCGGTCTTCCTGCTCCTGAACTGGGGCGCATTGATCAGGAAGGCAGCTTCAACGAAGTGAACATCGAAGTCACCGCCAACTAA
- a CDS encoding DUF3685 domain-containing protein: protein MLLLAPDLLGESLALKLTSARDDWEVVLRPERLTGAPALVIWSIDTVASLEAIQQELFALQERWQPAPVLLLLPSDLRLSREQLLELPAAGLLQNVDAQGLQNAIETLLQGGRDIRLEAASESRGQEQTMGLGQWLLVSGLQQVSRDLQGVEALLNPPPEHPLLFLLLQGRRRELRFAKGLLLWLWGPLQMGLEHAEPLGPSLSSDGSPTNTAISLRERNAVAVWDAIRDRIDASVQAGLTNSTGRLLAIEGLHPDRRRELLLALLQQLDQVLQRLRSRQDGIAMAQAWDSLQPELRQQAITALAGSYVQIPCDGELQPVVASLLSRADLTGADGELPDPTVMLAPLVADQPMLVNGLLLPADDPRAFLQLETLVSNWLVRTAELIGAELLDACGDWPELRRYLLRDPLLATRELDRLRNRLNTQLRWADWVERPIQLYESQRTLFQLRSGRIEPLLLTEPRDKELNQLGWWQRQVALLLEARDALAPQVQALVRRIGDLAVILLTQVLGRAIGLVGRGIAQGMGRSFGRG, encoded by the coding sequence ATGTTGCTGCTCGCTCCGGATTTGCTCGGGGAGTCGCTGGCGCTGAAACTCACCTCCGCCAGGGACGATTGGGAGGTGGTGCTTCGCCCTGAGCGCCTGACGGGAGCCCCCGCTTTGGTGATCTGGTCGATCGACACTGTGGCCTCATTGGAGGCGATTCAACAGGAGCTGTTTGCCCTGCAGGAGCGCTGGCAGCCCGCCCCGGTGCTGCTGCTGCTGCCCAGCGACCTACGCCTGTCGCGGGAGCAGCTGCTGGAGCTGCCGGCGGCCGGCCTGCTCCAGAACGTCGACGCCCAGGGCCTGCAGAACGCCATCGAAACCCTGTTGCAGGGCGGACGCGACATTCGCCTGGAGGCTGCGTCGGAGTCCCGGGGCCAGGAGCAGACCATGGGCCTGGGCCAGTGGTTGTTGGTGAGTGGCCTGCAGCAGGTGAGCCGCGACCTGCAGGGGGTGGAGGCTCTCCTCAATCCACCCCCGGAACATCCGTTGCTGTTCCTGCTGCTGCAGGGGCGCCGCCGCGAATTGCGCTTCGCCAAGGGCTTGTTGCTCTGGCTCTGGGGGCCGCTACAGATGGGCCTCGAGCACGCCGAACCCTTGGGGCCCTCCTTGTCTAGCGATGGATCACCCACCAACACGGCGATCAGCCTGCGTGAACGCAATGCCGTTGCCGTATGGGATGCCATCCGCGACCGCATCGATGCATCGGTTCAGGCTGGATTGACCAATTCCACCGGCCGTCTGCTGGCGATTGAGGGTCTGCATCCTGATCGCCGCCGGGAGTTGCTACTGGCCCTGTTGCAACAGCTTGATCAGGTCTTGCAGCGCCTGCGCAGCCGCCAGGACGGCATAGCGATGGCCCAGGCCTGGGATTCGTTGCAGCCCGAATTGCGCCAGCAGGCCATCACTGCTCTGGCCGGCAGTTACGTCCAGATCCCCTGTGACGGCGAGCTGCAGCCGGTTGTGGCGTCCCTGCTCAGCCGTGCTGATCTCACCGGTGCAGACGGCGAGCTGCCTGATCCAACGGTGATGCTGGCGCCGCTGGTGGCTGATCAACCGATGCTGGTGAATGGCCTGCTGCTGCCGGCCGATGACCCCAGGGCCTTCCTGCAACTGGAAACCCTGGTCAGCAACTGGCTGGTGAGGACGGCGGAACTGATTGGTGCTGAATTGCTCGATGCCTGTGGTGACTGGCCGGAGCTGCGTCGTTATCTGCTGCGAGATCCCCTCCTGGCGACCCGGGAACTCGACCGCCTCAGAAACCGCTTGAACACCCAGCTGCGCTGGGCGGATTGGGTGGAGCGTCCGATTCAGCTTTATGAAAGCCAGCGCACCCTGTTTCAGTTGCGCTCCGGTCGCATCGAACCGCTGCTGCTGACGGAGCCTCGCGACAAGGAGCTCAATCAGCTGGGTTGGTGGCAGCGGCAGGTGGCCTTGCTCTTGGAAGCCCGGGATGCCCTCGCGCCCCAGGTGCAGGCCCTGGTGCGCCGCATCGGCGACCTTGCCGTGATCCTGCTCACCCAGGTGCTGGGTCGTGCCATCGGTTTGGTGGGGCGGGGCATCGCCCAGGGGATGGGACGCAGCTTCGGCCGCGGTTAG
- the hisA gene encoding 1-(5-phosphoribosyl)-5-[(5-phosphoribosylamino)methylideneamino]imidazole-4-carboxamide isomerase → MEIIPAIDLLDGACVRLHQGDYDQVTRFSEDPVAQALSWQSQGATRLHLVDLDGAKRGEPINDAAVRAITAALDIPVQLGGGVRSLERAEELIACGLDRVILGTVAIEQPELVQKLAQRHPGRIVVGIDANDGRVATRGWIEQSDVLATDLAKQFSAAGIAAIITTDIATDGTLAGPNLEALRTMAQCSAVPVIASGGIGCMADLLSLLPLEPLGVTGVIVGRALYDGRVDLAEAIAALGEARLQDVTAVAADIA, encoded by the coding sequence ATGGAGATCATTCCCGCCATTGATTTGCTTGATGGAGCCTGCGTCCGGCTTCACCAGGGGGATTACGACCAGGTGACCCGATTCAGTGAGGATCCTGTGGCGCAGGCCCTCAGCTGGCAGAGCCAGGGGGCAACCCGTTTGCACCTGGTGGATCTCGATGGCGCCAAACGCGGTGAGCCGATCAATGACGCAGCGGTGCGGGCCATCACCGCCGCCCTCGATATCCCTGTCCAGCTCGGTGGTGGTGTGCGCTCGCTCGAGCGCGCCGAAGAATTGATCGCCTGTGGCCTGGATCGGGTCATCCTCGGCACGGTGGCGATTGAACAGCCAGAGTTGGTTCAGAAGTTGGCCCAACGCCATCCCGGCCGCATCGTGGTGGGCATTGATGCCAACGACGGCCGGGTGGCCACCCGGGGCTGGATCGAGCAGAGCGATGTTCTGGCCACCGATCTGGCCAAGCAGTTCAGTGCCGCCGGAATCGCGGCGATCATCACCACCGATATCGCCACCGATGGCACCCTCGCCGGCCCCAACCTGGAGGCCCTGCGAACCATGGCGCAATGCAGCGCTGTTCCGGTGATTGCCTCCGGTGGCATCGGCTGTATGGCCGACCTTCTCTCGCTTCTGCCCTTGGAGCCCCTTGGTGTGACGGGGGTGATCGTCGGCCGAGCCCTCTACGACGGCCGTGTCGACCTTGCGGAGGCCATCGCCGCCTTGGGTGAGGCAAGGCTTCAAGACGTCACCGCCGTGGCGGCAGACATCGCCTGA
- a CDS encoding NAD-dependent epimerase/dehydratase family protein, translated as MKILVMGGTRFVGRPLVARLLAQGHALTLFTRGKNPVPAGVEHLCGDRSSDEGLSALQSRSFDVIVDSSGRKQEDSSRVVAITGAPSHRFVYVSSAGVYADSEQWPLDESSPTDPQSRHAGKADTEAWLRNEGIPFTSFRPTYIYGPGNYNPVERWFFDRIVHNRPIPLPGDGSTITQLGHVEDLAEAMARCIDVDAAANRIYNCSGKQGISFRGLIRAAAVACGRDPDGLDLRSFNPSDLDPKARKAFPLRLNHFLTDITRVERELAWQPSFDLAKGLADSYSNDYAKNPTASPDFSSDKALIGA; from the coding sequence ATGAAGATCCTGGTGATGGGGGGAACCCGCTTCGTGGGTCGGCCCCTGGTGGCCCGCCTGCTGGCCCAGGGCCATGCACTCACCCTGTTCACCCGCGGCAAGAACCCCGTCCCCGCCGGCGTGGAACACCTCTGTGGAGACCGCAGCAGCGATGAAGGCCTGAGCGCGCTGCAGAGCCGCAGCTTCGATGTGATCGTCGACAGCTCCGGACGCAAGCAGGAGGACAGCAGCCGCGTGGTGGCGATCACCGGGGCCCCCAGCCATCGCTTTGTGTATGTGAGTTCCGCTGGGGTGTACGCCGATTCAGAGCAGTGGCCCCTGGATGAATCCAGCCCCACCGATCCGCAGAGCCGTCACGCCGGCAAGGCCGACACCGAAGCCTGGCTGCGCAATGAAGGCATCCCCTTCACCAGCTTCCGGCCCACGTACATCTATGGCCCGGGCAACTACAACCCGGTGGAACGCTGGTTCTTCGATCGCATCGTTCACAACCGCCCGATTCCGCTGCCCGGTGACGGCAGCACGATCACCCAGCTGGGCCATGTGGAGGATCTGGCCGAAGCGATGGCCCGTTGCATCGACGTGGATGCTGCAGCCAACCGGATCTACAACTGCTCCGGCAAGCAGGGCATCAGCTTCCGGGGCCTGATCCGCGCAGCAGCCGTGGCCTGCGGCCGCGATCCCGACGGCCTCGATCTGCGCAGCTTCAACCCCAGTGATCTGGACCCCAAGGCCCGCAAGGCCTTCCCGCTGCGGCTCAATCACTTCCTCACCGACATCACCCGGGTGGAACGCGAACTGGCCTGGCAACCGAGCTTCGATCTGGCCAAGGGGCTGGCCGACAGCTACAGCAACGACTACGCCAAGAACCCAACCGCCTCGCCCGACTTCAGTTCTGACAAGGCGCTGATCGGGGCGTGA
- a CDS encoding CDP-alcohol phosphatidyltransferase family protein produces MFLSLRSIANGLTVARAVAGFPLILALQFGWQGWAWWLLLLAGLSDAADGWLARRAGGGSSWGARLDPLTDKVLIAAPLLWLASSAVLPLWAVWLLLARELLISGWRSQATDGGPASLSGKAKTILQFLSLLLMLWPSGWIGSPGLQSLGWWLFWPSLALALSSALGYITPRSAPCQN; encoded by the coding sequence TTGTTTCTGTCTTTGCGTTCGATTGCCAACGGACTCACCGTGGCGCGAGCCGTTGCCGGTTTCCCGCTGATCCTTGCCCTGCAGTTCGGCTGGCAGGGCTGGGCCTGGTGGTTGCTGCTGTTGGCCGGGCTCAGTGATGCGGCCGATGGCTGGTTGGCTCGGCGCGCCGGGGGTGGCAGCAGCTGGGGCGCCCGCCTCGACCCACTAACCGACAAGGTGCTGATCGCGGCACCTTTGCTCTGGCTGGCGTCGTCCGCTGTGCTGCCGCTCTGGGCGGTCTGGTTGTTGCTGGCCCGTGAATTGCTGATCTCGGGCTGGCGCTCCCAGGCCACCGATGGTGGGCCGGCCTCGCTGTCGGGCAAAGCCAAGACGATCCTTCAGTTCCTCAGCCTGTTGCTGATGCTCTGGCCCTCCGGCTGGATCGGTTCACCCGGCCTTCAGAGCCTGGGCTGGTGGTTGTTCTGGCCCTCCCTTGCCCTGGCTCTGAGTTCAGCATTGGGTTACATCACGCCCCGATCAGCGCCTTGTCAGAACTGA
- a CDS encoding CBS domain-containing protein — MVLQLTVADVMTQPVLTVTPDTPLQQAVQMISDHHVSGLPVVDAEGRLIGELTEQDLMVRESGVDAGPYVMLLDSVIYLRNPLNWDKQVHQVLGTKVSDLMRKDSHSCGTELPLPKAASQLHERGTQRLFVLDRNKFPIGVITRGDVVRALASHQES; from the coding sequence ATGGTCCTGCAGCTCACGGTGGCTGATGTGATGACCCAGCCGGTGCTGACTGTCACGCCCGACACGCCGTTGCAGCAGGCCGTGCAGATGATCAGCGACCACCACGTCAGTGGTCTGCCGGTGGTGGATGCGGAGGGTCGTCTGATCGGCGAACTGACGGAGCAGGATCTGATGGTGCGGGAGAGCGGTGTGGATGCCGGCCCGTACGTGATGCTGCTGGACAGCGTGATTTACCTGCGCAATCCCTTGAACTGGGACAAGCAGGTGCACCAGGTGCTCGGCACCAAGGTGAGCGACCTAATGCGCAAGGACTCCCACAGTTGCGGTACGGAGTTACCGCTGCCCAAAGCGGCATCCCAGCTGCATGAAAGGGGCACGCAGCGCCTGTTTGTGCTGGACAGAAACAAATTCCCCATCGGCGTGATCACCCGCGGAGACGTGGTGCGTGCCCTTGCCTCCCATCAAGAGAGCTGA
- a CDS encoding L,D-transpeptidase, with protein sequence MQLRSLLLTAALGLAGMAAVPAQAETSIQISLKERYLTLLDDGKVIGKYPVAIGAPESPTPAGSYAVTKMDPQPVYHKKGKVIAPGPNNPVGVRYVAYVQIGTGEYAIHGTAWPNWVKLRAAVSLGCIRMLNDDVIQVYNRI encoded by the coding sequence ATGCAGCTTCGTTCGCTCCTGTTGACGGCAGCATTGGGCCTGGCCGGCATGGCCGCTGTTCCGGCGCAGGCTGAGACCTCCATCCAGATCAGCCTGAAAGAGCGATATCTCACCCTGCTCGACGATGGGAAGGTGATTGGCAAGTACCCCGTCGCCATTGGTGCCCCGGAATCGCCGACACCGGCGGGCAGCTATGCGGTGACCAAAATGGATCCGCAACCGGTGTACCACAAGAAAGGCAAGGTCATTGCCCCCGGCCCGAACAATCCGGTGGGCGTGCGCTACGTGGCCTATGTGCAGATCGGCACGGGTGAATACGCGATCCATGGCACGGCCTGGCCCAACTGGGTGAAGTTGCGGGCTGCTGTCAGCCTGGGCTGCATCCGCATGCTGAACGACGACGTGATTCAGGTGTACAACCGCATCTAG